The segment TGCAAGCTGCTGGACATCGCCTGCTGTGAGTCCGTCTGTCCCAGGGGCCTGCCGTAGACCCCAGAGGGAGGGACCCCGGGCAGGGGCGTGCCGCCCCCACCGGCTGCTTGCTGTCCCCTCAGGCGCTGGAGGCCAGCCGTCAGGCCTCAGCCCGCCCTCTCCCGTCTTAGGGCAGAGATGTCCAGGTGGACCTCCTGGATCACCTGCCGCTCCCACCTCTCGGCCACACCCAACAGGCGGCCCCTCCGGattctccaccctcctcccttccttgatTTAGGGACGGGACCGTGGGGGTCATGGGCTGGACCACCCGCCCGGGGGCTTGCTGGATGGGCCGCAGCAGGCAGCGGGGGCCTAGCAGGCTGGTCCAGGGTGGGAGGACGGAGGCTGCAGCGGGGCCGGGCAGGCAGGCTGGTCCAGGGCGGGAGGACGGAGGCTGCAGCGGGGCTGGGCAGGCAGGCTGGTCCAGGGCGGGAGGACGGAGGCTGCAGCGGGGCCGGGCAGGCAGGCCGACAGTCCCGCTTGGCACAGGGACCCACCGCAAATACAACAGCGACAAGTCCAGCACCTACGTGAAGAACGGCACGACCTTCGACATCCACTACGGCTCGGGCAGCCTCTCGGGGTACCTGAGCCAGGACACTGTGTCGGTGAGTGTCTCAGGGCCGCTCGCCAGGCCGGCGGATTCACCCCTGACACCAGGGCCAGGCAGGGGTCCGCTGAACAGGGCAGCCAGGGTCTCAGCTGAGCAGAGGCCCGGAGGTGGAACAGCTGGGCAAGCTTCGTGGGGGGACGTGATGGGGGCACGTGGTCCCATGTGCCGGCCAGGTGATGCTGGAAAGGCTGGCAGGAGAGGCAGGCCGAGAGCCCCCGACTGCAGAAGCGAGAGTGCCGGGCGGGGGTCTGGGCCCAGGACCGGCGAGTGACGAGTGGCAAGGCTCCTAGCCATGCAGCCAGGCAGAGGAGCTGGCGGACGGCGGGGGGCCACCGCAGCCAGAGCTGCCGACCAGGGGCAGCTGCCAAGGGTGTCGGGCAACGTCTGGGGAGGGCTGCGGGGTGCCCGCAGGATGCGCCCGCCTCCCTGGGGAGCAGGGCGGCGCCCTCATGGGCTCTGCTCGGGCGGATCCCCTGATGGCCGGCCACAGGAGGCATCTGGGTTGGGAGCTGTggggagcagagcagagcagaagttagtcccctcccagcccccagccccatgaAGGCCGCGGGAGGCCTGTCCCCAGCCTTGGTGGCAGGAGGACCCTTCCTCCAGCCTGCCTGGCGGGGCCGCCCTGCCGCTCCATGTCTGCCTGGCGGGAGTGGGGGCCTCTGCCGGGCTCCCTCTGAGCCTGAGACAGGATGCCGCGcagccctcctccacccccagcgTCAACCCCAAGCAGCCCTTTCTTCCCACATcctgctctgtgtgtgtctgcagtCTCCGCCCTGGCTTGGGGGAGGGGGTAGCATGGCCTTGAGTCCAGGGTTAGATCCAGGGTTCCCCGAGGGTGGGGGCGGGCGGGTGGGAGGGCCTGAGCTCAGGAGGAGTGCGCGGCTCCCTGCTCCCCCGCTTTGCAGCCGTCCTTGAAACTGGCCCAGCAGAGCATGGGCCCCGCACCCCACTCTCCCCACCCGGGTCCAGTGCAGGGGCAGCAGCCCTTACTCCGGGGCCGAGTCCCATGCGCCAGATGATGGGCACCGACCGAGCTGGCTTTCGTGGCCGTGGCTGCCCGTGCAGGGACGGGGGTGAGGGCCGCCTGGGGCCCAGCGTCAGGCTCGGTGTCCACACGGCGCCTGATCCCCGCTGTCCGTGGCCGCAGGTGCCCTGTAACCCATCCTCGTCCAGCCCGGGTGGCGTCACGGTGCAGAGGCAGACCTTTGGGGAGGCCATCAAGCAGCCCGGTGTGGTCTTCATCGCGGCCAAGTTCGACGGCATTCTGGGCATGGCCTACCCCCGCATCTCCGTCAACAACGTGCTGCCTGTCTTCGACAACCTGATGCAGCAGAAGTTGGTGGACAAGAAcgtcttctccttcttcctgaaCAGGTGCGGGGGCGGGGCTCCGTCGTGCCAGCCTTCCCTGCGGTCCCCTGCCAGGCGCTGAGCCGCAGCTCTCACTGCCCGATGGGTTGGCGCCCTCTCACAGGCAGACAGGCCATACCGAAGGCTGGGTCTCCCCGGGGTCCCCGAACCAGGGTCCCCCAGCCGGCTGGCCCTGGATCTGGGATCTTGGTCATTGGGCCTGCCTCCTGTGACAGCCCAAGCTGGGCCAGGGACCCTTCCGGTCAGTCTGCCTGATGTTCCTGGGCCCGGTGACAGGCAGGCTGTTCCCTGCCCCTGGGTCACTTTCGGCCCAGCGGGGATCAGGCCACGAGCCCTGATCTGTGCCAGGAGCTCTGGAGGCAAGGGAGCTGGGGTTTTCCCATGGGGGTGACCCTGGGAGAGCTCAGGGCGAGGCTCCCACGTTGTAGAAGCAATGCTTGGTGCCGGTCACGCTGGGGAGGGGTCGTTGGAAAGGGTGTCTcagtcccccagcccctggcctctTCCCACGATGGTGCTGTAGGTCCTGGGAGGGAGCCCCCAAGGTGGGGGAGTGCAGGTTTGGTAGGGCGGGGCACGGGCAGGGGGTGGGCCGGCAGCCTGCTGCTCCTGGTCACTGGTCGCCACGCCCCGCATGCCCTGTCTGGGTCCGACCCTGGGCACTTCTGGTGGAATTCCAGCCCAGAGCCTTTGGCCCGGTCTCTATATGGATGCTGGTCTCTGTCCCTTGCTCAGTCAGTGGCAAAAACTGAGCAGCTGCTGGGGCCGAGCCGCCGGCTAGGTGCTGGGTGCATGTGAGCCCTCGGGTCCTGGAGAGGCAGACGAGGTGCAGAGGACCCAGGAGCTTGGCCAGGTCTGAGGTCGGGACAGATGGCCCAGCTCCGTGACTCCCCGGGCGCGGGTTCGGGCAGGAAGTGGGGGCGGGCAGCTGGCTTGCAAGGGCAGGGCTGAGGAGGGTACATGTGTCCTCCACACGTGGGTGGTGGAGGTGACGGGAGGTGGCAGCCACAGCGATGGGCGGAGGACCAGTTTGGTGAGCACTGGAGACAGCTGGGCAGATGATGCTGAAACCACGAGTGTGACTAAGAGGTGGGGAGGGTTGGAAGCCGAAATCTGAAGTGGGAGCCAGTCTTACGGTGGTCTGGGTGGAGAGTGTCCTCCGGAGCGGCAGGTGCAGAGGGCCAGGGGCGGGCGCAGAGGCTCCGCCCTGCTCGGGGCAGCCGGCCCTCCTCCTGGGAGCCCCTGCTTTTCCTTCCAGGCCCGTGAGGTCCCCGCCCCGGGGCTCCTAGCACTCACGACCTGCTCTGCCTGCTGGCCCAACCCTGGCTGTCCTTGGGGGGCAGGCTGGATCCCTTGCAGCCAAGGCAGGCTCTCCTGTCAGGAAGGGGCTTGGCCTGCGATCCCTGGGTGTGAGATtggagcccccctccccccgccagaTCCTCCCACCCCTGCACGCCCAGGAAGGGCCCTGCTCTGGGTCGCCTTCTGAGGGCCCCACACCAGCCCTGACCCCCGTGCCCGTCCAGCCCCGCCACCCGCAGCCTGGACGCCTGGCGCAGAGGCGGGCAGGGCGTCTGACTGCCTCCTCCTTCCCCGCAGGGACCCGAAAGCCCAGCCCGGGGGCGAGCTGATGCTGGGCGGGACCGACTCCAAGTACTACAGAGGCAGCCTGATGTTCCACAACGTTACCCGCCAGGCCTACTGGCAGATCCACATGGACCAGTGAGTGTGGGGCGGGTCCCGCCTTCGGCCCTGCAGGGTGGGCCGTGGCCCGTGGGGGCCCTGCCCGTGGCCTTGGCGCAGCAGGGCTTGTGGGGGCTGCGGAGGGCTGGCCCAAGGGGACCTGGGCCCCGTGTCCTGCCAGCCCCAGGTGCTTCCTGCCACCTCCCGATGTCCAGCCAGTGGCCCCCCCGCACACAGCTCCCTTGGGTGACCTGTCCTTGGCTCCTGCGCCCCCCTAACTCTGCTCACGACCTAGTCCTctgggggcaggcaggggctCCAGTGGCCCTGGGAGGGGACTCAggctcccgcccctccccgcaGGCTGGATGTGGGCAGCAGTCTGACCGTGTGCAAGGGAGGCTGTGAGGCTATCGTGGACACAGGCACGTCCCTGATCGTGGGCCCTGTGGAGGAGGTGCGGGAGCTGCAGAAGGCCATCGGGGCCGTGCCGCTGATACAGGGCGAGGTGAGCGCCggcagggctggggaggcggGGAGCCCCGCCGACGGGCCTACCCTGTACATTGGCTGCCCTCTAACCACCCCCACAGTATATGATCCCCTGCGAGAAGGTGTCCAGCCTGCCTCAGGTCACCGTGAAACTGGGGGGTAAGGACTACGCGCTGTCCCCAGAGGACTACGCGCTCAAGGTGAGCGGGGCCGCGGGGCGGGCTGCAGACGCCCTGGGGCGCGGCGCGGGTGGCGGCCGGTGGTGACCGCTGTTGCCGGCGCAGGTGTCGCAGGCCGGCACAACCGTGTGCCTGAGCGGCTTCATGGGCATGGACATCCCCCCGCCTGGCGGGCCGCTCTGGATCCTGGGCGACGTCTTCATCGGGCGTTACTACACCGTGTTCGACCGGGACCAGAACCGGGTGGGCTTGGCCGAGGCTGCCCGGCTCTAGCTGGCCCCGCTCACTGCTGGAGTCCAGAGGAGGAGGCCGCCCCaccgcacacacccacacacgcacacacactcatgctCACACTGCACTCACAGTCGCACCACAGCCCGATCATCCCGAGGCCCGTCGGGCCGCAGTTCGGCTCCGTGGGTTCCCCTCCCTGGTGTCTGAAATGCTGCTTGctggtctgtctgtctgtctgtctgatgGGGAGGCAGCCTGGAGCCGAGCCGGCGGGCAGCTCCGGTGCGCAGAGTCCTCTCTCTGACTTGGAAGACACAGCCTGTTGGGTGGTTGTGTCCCGGGACCCCCGCCCCGGGTGATTCCCTCGGGCCCGGCTGCCCTCCCGGGCACTCCGCCCCGCAGCTCCAGCCCCTGCCCGCCTGTTCGTCCTGGACGCCGTGATGAAGGGCCTGCTAGGCCTGAGGACGAGCTGGCAAGGGTGGCAGGAGCCAGAAGCCAGTCTTGTGAGGCCTGCAGGGCCATGCGGGGGCTCGCCTCGTCACGGAGGGCGTCCAGGGCATTCTCTggcccagggtggggtggggtggcaccagaggggagggggctgggtcgACCTTCTCCGTGGCCACCCCTTTCTTGAGTGGCTGGGAGCCAAAGTTGGCACGAAAATAAAGTTGTTCAGGCCTCTGCCCATGTGTTGGCGTGTTTTGTGCCCGGTGGGGAGGGCGCGCTCCTCGTGGAGGCGGGGGAGGAGCTAGCATGCGCGGCCGTGCCCTCGCCTCAAAGGGAGAGCAGGCTCAGCCTGGGGCACCCAGGGCCCAGGCCAGGCCCGGACCTGGACACTTGCCTCCCGCCCAGCCTCGTGGCCGAGGTTCTGCTGCTGGGGGTGCCAGCTCGGGGGGGTGTCCGGCGCAGTGACCAGCGAGGTGGGCCTGGCTGGGGGCCTGTCTCGTGAGCGCCTACACTGAGGCACGTTCTTGGGCCCAGGCAAGTGCCCACCACACTTCCTTAGAAAGTGTTTCCCGAGTCCCCTGCACACCTGACTGGGGGCCTTGGGAGGGGGCGGGTGGCGCCTGGgcagcctgcctccctcccaggccTCCTCGCCAGCCCGTGGAAGCAGTGTCTCCGTGAATAAGCCCTGCCAATCCTGGAGCAGGCCAGCCTGGTGTCCTGGGGTGGCAGGGTCCAGCGATCCAAGACAGGAGTCCCCTCAGGCTAGTCTGGCCTGTTTTGCTGGAGGGGGTAGAGGTTGGTCAGAGTGGTTGCAGAGCCAGGAGGTTTTGAGGGATGAATAAGAGTTTGTGAATGCTTGGTGGTGAGGCAAATGCCTCTGGGATGGGTAACTCTGGACCCTGCTCGGAGCCCACCCCCCCCTGCAGGGGTCGGGGTCTGATGTGACGTTTGTTCCCGTCCTGGTACCGTCTAGGCCGGCAGGGCTGTGGCTGTCACCGGCCTGGCCCCAGGGGGCCTGGAGACCGCACCCCAGAGCCAGGCCCTGGCATGCCTCTTCCAGAATTGCAAGAGGGATCATGAACGCATGCCCAGTGTTCTCTGCACCTGAAATCTGAGCCAGGAGTGGGCAGAGCTCTGCAGGGCTGCAAGGCTCCTGGGAGACGGTCGTCAGCGCTGCAACCTGGGAGCTTGCAGGGCAGAGCCGCCAGGAAGGAGGCCGCCTGCCCCTCACGCCCTGCGCCTTGACCATGCGGGCCTCTCTGTCCTCAAAGCCTCCCACCACCCCCTCAAGGCTGGCGGTGGCCCCCTCCTCCGCCTGCCTCGCTCACTGAGACTGGGCAGAAGTGGGACCATGTGTCCTCTCCTCTGGGACATGGGGACGAGACCCCCAAATGCCGCATGGGTTATTAGCGCAGGCTGAGCCCCCAGCTCCTAACCCAGACTGGCAGGGCACTGGTGTCCTGCCCAGGGTCGGCTCCACCCAGCTGGCCGGGTTTCTCTGGACCCTGGAGTCTGACTCTGGGCTCAGACCCAGCTTCTGTGACCCGACCCTG is part of the Bos javanicus breed banteng chromosome 29, ARS-OSU_banteng_1.0, whole genome shotgun sequence genome and harbors:
- the CTSD gene encoding cathepsin D isoform X1, with amino-acid sequence MQTPRLLPLLLALGLLAAPAAAVIRIPLHKFTSIRRTMSEAMGPVEHLIAKGPISKYATGEPAVRQGPIPELLKNYMDAQYYGEIGIGTPPQCFTVVFDTGSANLWVPSIHCKLLDIACWTGPWGSWAGPPARGLAGWAAAGSGGLAGWSRAGGRRLQRGRAGRPTVPLGTGTHRKYNSDKSSTYVKNGTTFDIHYGSGSLSGYLSQDTVSVPCNPSSSSPGGVTVQRQTFGEAIKQPGVVFIAAKFDGILGMAYPRISVNNVLPVFDNLMQQKLVDKNVFSFFLNRDPKAQPGGELMLGGTDSKYYRGSLMFHNVTRQAYWQIHMDQLDVGSSLTVCKGGCEAIVDTGTSLIVGPVEEVRELQKAIGAVPLIQGEYMIPCEKVSSLPQVTVKLGGKDYALSPEDYALKVSQAGTTVCLSGFMGMDIPPPGGPLWILGDVFIGRYYTVFDRDQNRVGLAEAARL
- the CTSD gene encoding cathepsin D isoform X2, producing MQTPRLLPLLLALGLLAAPAAAVIRIPLHKFTSIRRTMSEAMGPVEHLIAKGPISKYATGEPAVRQGPIPELLKNYMDAQYYGEIGIGTPPQCFTVVFDTGSANLWVPSIHCKLLDIACWTHRKYNSDKSSTYVKNGTTFDIHYGSGSLSGYLSQDTVSVPCNPSSSSPGGVTVQRQTFGEAIKQPGVVFIAAKFDGILGMAYPRISVNNVLPVFDNLMQQKLVDKNVFSFFLNRDPKAQPGGELMLGGTDSKYYRGSLMFHNVTRQAYWQIHMDQLDVGSSLTVCKGGCEAIVDTGTSLIVGPVEEVRELQKAIGAVPLIQGEYMIPCEKVSSLPQVTVKLGGKDYALSPEDYALKVSQAGTTVCLSGFMGMDIPPPGGPLWILGDVFIGRYYTVFDRDQNRVGLAEAARL